The following are encoded together in the Thermostichus vulcanus str. 'Rupite' genome:
- a CDS encoding aminotransferase class V-fold PLP-dependent enzyme encodes LVSFSAEAIHPHDLSTLLDEHGIAIRAGHHCTQPLHRYLKVQLTARASVYLYNTLAEVDRFLEVLAEAVEFFSVALS; translated from the coding sequence TTGGTCAGTTTTTCGGCAGAGGCGATTCACCCTCACGATCTGTCAACGTTACTAGATGAGCATGGCATTGCCATCCGGGCCGGCCACCACTGCACGCAGCCGTTGCATCGCTACTTGAAGGTGCAATTGACGGCACGGGCTAGCGTTTATCTCTACAACACTTTGGCGGAAGTGGATCGCTTTTTGGAGGTTTTGGCGGAAGCAGTGGAGTTTTTCA